The following proteins are co-located in the Urocitellus parryii isolate mUroPar1 chromosome 15, mUroPar1.hap1, whole genome shotgun sequence genome:
- the LOC113177500 gene encoding fMet-Leu-Phe receptor, with the protein MQANASLPANASAGVQGASEGYVVLNVISYLILGVTFVLGVLGNGLVIWVAGFRMTRTVTTISYLNLALADFCFTSTLPFFIVSKAMGGHWPFGWFLCKLIFTIVDINLFGSVFLIALIALDRCICVLHPVWAQNHRTVSLAKRVILGPWLCALLLTLPVIIRLTTVTNVRGTGKTACTFDFSPWTQDPAEKMRVAITMLTVRGIIRFIIGFSMPMSIVGICYGLIARKMHRKGLIRSSRPLRVLSFVVAAFLLCWCPYQVVALIATIRIRDLLTGLASDLRLAIDVTSSLAFLNSCLNPMLYVFMGQDFRDRLIHSLPASLERALTEDSAQPSDTATNSSSLPAEVELQPK; encoded by the coding sequence ATGCAGGCCAACGCCTCTCTTCCCGCGAACGCATCTGCAGGGGTGCAGGGCGCATCCGAGGGCTACGTCGTCCTGAATGTCATCTCTTATCTGATACTCGGGGTCACCTTTGTCCTCGGCGTGCTCGGCAACGGGCTGGTCATCTGGGTGGCCGGCTTCCGGATGACCCGCACGGTCACCACCATCAGCTACCTGAACCTGGCCCTGGCCGACTTCTGTTTCACTTCCACTCTGCCCTTCTTCATCGTCTCCAAGGCCATGGGGGGACACTGGCCCTTTGGCTGGTTCCTCTGCAAGCTAATTTTTACTATCGTGGACATAAACCTGTTCGGGAGCGTCTTCCTGATCGCCCTCATCGCTCTGGACCGCTGCATCTGTGTCCTGCACCCGGTCTGGGCCCAGAACCACCGCACCGTGAGTCTGGCCAAGAGGGTGATCCTGGGGCCCTGGCTCTGTGCCCTGCTCCTCACCTTGCCAGTCATCATCCGCCTGACGACAGTGACGAATGTGCGTGGGACTGGGAAAACAGCCTGCACTTTCGACTTCTCTCCCTGGACCCAAGACCCTGCAGAGAAGATGAGAGTGGCCATCACCATGCTGACGGTCCGCGGGATCATCCGGTTCATCATCGGCTTCAGCATGCCCATGTCCATTGTTGGCATCTGCTACGGCCTCATCGCCAGGAAAATGCACAGAAAAGGCCTGATCAGATCCAGCCGCCCTTTACGGGTCCTCTCTTTTGTCGTAGCTGCTTTTCTTCTCTGCTGGTGCCCGTATCAGGTTGTGGCCCTCATAGCCACCATCAGAATCCGCGACCTCTTGACGGGTCTGGCCAGTGATCTGAGATTAGCCATCGACGTGACCAGCTCGCTGGCCTTCCTCAACAGCTGCCTCAACCCCATGCTCTACGTCTTCATGGGCCAGGACTTCCGGGACAGGCTGATCCACTCCCTGCCGGCCAGTCTGGAGAGGGCCCTGACCGAGGACTCGGCCCAGCCCAGTGACACAGCCACCAACTCTTCCTCGCTCCCTGCAGAGGTTGAGTTACAGCCAAAGTGA